The genomic region TACTGTTGGTGGAGTGCTTTGCGGCGCATAAACCAGGAAATGTTGTGGGATGCGGTCAATACCAGTGTAGAACGACAACTACCAGAACTCATCGAACGGGCAAAACAGAGCGATCGCCAATTGGGTACGCTGACCTTAGACCCCGATTTCAAAATTCCTGCTTACCAAACTGCTGTCGATATCCACTGTATGCCTGGTAGCTATCACAGCGAATATATAGCAGACGATCTAGCTGCTGGGGCAACTTACGATCGCGGTGTTTATATTTACGGTGCAGGATGGTTGGGTCCGCTGAACGATGATATGGGCTTATCCATTGTCAAAAACTACCTGAAACCAAAATATCCCGACTTTCGACCCGCAAAAATTCTCGATTTGGGTTGTTCTGTCGGTCACAGTACTTTACCCTATGTCGATGCCTATCCAGAAGCCGAAGTCTACGCGATCGATATTGGCGCACCAATGCTGCGCTACGCTCACGCTAGAGCAGAAGCTTTAGGCAAACGAGTCCATTTTTCTCAACAAAATGCCGAACGAACTCACTTTGAAGCTGCTTCCTTTGACCTGATAGTTTCTCATATCCTGCTGCATGAAATTCCCCTTCCAGCCATCCGTAACGTGATGCGAGAATGCGATCGCCTGTTAGCTCCTGGGGGGATGACGATCCACGTAGAAGCACCCTTGTACAGCCACATGGATACCTTCAGTGCTTTCATGTATGACTGGGAAACTGCTAACAACAACGAACCTTTTTGGAGTGCCATGCGGGAGTTGGACTTGACAGCCGTTATGACTGAAGCTGGATTTGCAGCAGATCGAGTCATACAAACCTTCGTTCCCAATGGTGCTTGGAAAACTACGGCTGACAATTCCCAACAAGGAGGAGGTAGTCGAGGTAGCTGGTTTATTGTTGCTGCTACTAAGTAAATAGAGGAAGTTATGGGGATGAAAAAAGCCAAGGGCAAACGCCCCGTTTACTTTGACGAGCCGCAACTCGATAAATTACTGTCCGCGATCGTGGCATTGACAGGTGAGGTGTCTGTCTTGCGGGAACGTCTCGATACTGTAGAACGTTTACTGGCGACGAAAGAAGTTATATCGCTGGCAGAGATTGAAGCGTATCAGCCAGAGGAGCCAGTAGTGCAGGCACGGGAACAGTGGCGTAGCGAGTATATTGCGCGAGTTTTAGGGATATTGCAGGAAGAAACCGTTTCAGAATAATTTAGAGCGCGTGATTGTACGCTTTTCTTACGTTGCGAAATTGCAAGATTGAAGATCCCTCAGCCCCCTTGTTAAGGGGGCTTTGTTTTGTTCGGCGGGTTAGGGGGGTTCTTGCTTTAACTGAAAAGCCTTGAGTGAAATACGCCTCGCCATACGCTATCAACAGTCTAGTATTTGTTACTAATTCAGAATTTATATAGCTGAGTTTTCAGTAAAATTACTTCGATATATAGCTTCAGTAATAATTCGCTTATTAGCTAATTAGAGATGAAGTTGAATAGATTTATAGAATATATTTTTGCAGTCAATTTTAAATCTTTCTGGAAAAAGTTTCAAGAGTGACCGCATTAGATTAAACTGTACATTTGCTAATTCTTTTAGCAACAGTTCAGTCTGAAAAATAAACTCGTCTGCTAACTCTTTTAGCAGCGATTCATCCTGGAAATTTTCAGTTTCACTTGCTTATTCTTTCATTGGAAACCATTGCATGAAGCATTCTGTTTTGTTTAAACTAGCCTTGTGTTCAGTTATTTTTACCGCTGGAACAACAATTGCGGCTAACGCTAAGACCCCTAATTTTTACCGAGAGAGCGCTAAGAAAAACATACTTTCAAAGCCGAATCCTAGTACAAATATCGTAGCTCAAGCCGATACCTCCTCTATAGAACGGGCTGTTTTCAACCGAATTAATCAGTATCGCCAAGGACGTGGTTTAGCTTCTTTAACTTGGGATAATACCATCAGCAATCAAGCCCGAATTCACAGTCAAAATATGGCGAGTGGTGCAGTTCCTTTCAGCCATAATGGTTTTCAGCAGAGAGTGCAAGAGATTGCCAAAGTCATTTCCTATAGAGGAGCGGCAGAAAATGTTGCTTATAATCAAGGTTATGCCGATCCTGCTGCTAATGCCGTTCAAGGCTGGTTAAATAGTTCTGGACACCAACGGAACATTGTAGGTAGTTATAACCTAACTGGTATTGGTGTTTCTAGAAATTCAAAAGGTGAATATTACTTCACGCAAATATTTATCTTGAGGCGATGAAGGTAAAATTTGTCCGATTGTTTGAAACCTAATTAACTTAATTGCTAGGGTATGCCGATCGCGTACCCTATTATTTTTTGATAAAATTAATCATATTTTCCGTGGATTTACCGACATAATTGAAACCGCCTCTACTCTCAGAGGTATTTTCAGTAAAATCTACCTTGAGAAGAAAGGAATTTCTCGTTAAACTAATCGGTTATGGTTTTTCTATTCATAGTTTACTGACAAAATAAGCTCTTTTTATTTATGTATAACCTTATCAAATCTTGCAGGTAAACTCAAACTGACGAATCAATAATAGAGATAATTTAAGCTAATATGACAAGGATTATTGTCCTATGATTGAGACAACTATTAAGAACTTTCTCAACTTGCCAGGAGTACTTGGATTAGGAATTATTCTCATTCAAGAGCAACCAAAATCTTACCTATGTTTGAAAGAGCAAACTGTACAATGGCAAGTCAAAGAATTTCTCAATCATGATTTTATCCATAACATCATCAAAAATCCCGATGCATTTGATGTTTTTGAATTTCCAATTCATACGAATTACGTTTATACATATAAAGTGAGTTCGCAAGTCACCTTGTTAGTTTTGACGAGTATGGGGCTGGTGGCAATTAAAACGATCGCTAACCTCCAACTAAAAACTGTACTTAAAAAAGATGTCGAACAAACAATTGCTATATTTCAGAAATTAGCTAAAGAATTTCCTCTCGTTCGTGCGATCGCACAGCCAATTTCACAGACAGTTTCTCAAGTATGCAATGAAACTCAGAGCGTGTCGCTCAAACAAAAGAAAAAAATTACTGTTTTAGAATTATTGAATGCTCTCAACCATTTAAGTAAATTTACAAGTACTTATATGGGAAGAAAATCGACAATAAAATATTGGGATTCTACTCGCCCCAAACAAATTGAGTGTCTGGCATACTTTCAGATGGATGAGAATGCGGAATTCCTTTTTACTGGCAACGATGCAGAGATTGTCAATCAAATGCAGCACTATTGGATTAGAAAGTGGACTAGTACCTTTCTCAAAAAAAACAGCACTAATTTTACCCAATTTACCGGAAATGGTCGCCCAAAAATGTTTGAGCGCGATCGAAAAATTTTTAGTTTTTTTTCCTCCAAGCTGACAATACTGAATCTCAAACTCCGGTTACTGTATAATAAAATACTTTAATTCTAAATTGTATTCATAAAAATCTTTAAAGAAAAATACCTACTCAATTAGGTGTAGAAAAAATTGTGCGCCACAAAAACTGTAGCTAGCTCATACCAATTTTATTTGTTGTTACACAAATCCGATCCCCCCTAGCTCCCTTGATAAGGAGAGTTGGGGATATCTTCTGCGGCGGAGTCATCGAGAATTGGTATTACAATAAATTCATACCATTTTGCTTTTTGACTGCGACAAAAGCGATTTTCTTCAGCCTACGAGTTGCTAGGGAGTTGAGATCTCTTAACTGATTTAGTTCAAGTGTAGGCACAATTGACCAACTATCAACAAGAGACAAACAATGCACTTGCGATCTGTTGGAGAATTATTAAAAGAGACATTTCAGGAGTGGAATCAGGATAAAGCATCGCGGCTAGCAGCAGCCTTAGCATATTACACGATATTTTCGCTCGCACCACTGCTGATGATTGCGATCGCCGTGGCAGGTGCAGTATTCGGTGAAGAAGCTGCTAGAGGAGAAATTGTCGCCCAAATTCAAGATTTAGTAGGAGAAGCAGGGGCAACAGTCGTACAAACTGCACTTGCTAACGTCAATCAAACCAAAACGGGTGTTGTTGGCACTTC from Chroococcidiopsis sp. SAG 2025 harbors:
- a CDS encoding class I SAM-dependent methyltransferase translates to MDRQFQHSMLPQATHDELARQNFVKSLKLHIVKNLSPGNKRVYEQVVKPQFEREHQRSPQNRHEIRTAMQQHPHYCWWSALRRINQEMLWDAVNTSVERQLPELIERAKQSDRQLGTLTLDPDFKIPAYQTAVDIHCMPGSYHSEYIADDLAAGATYDRGVYIYGAGWLGPLNDDMGLSIVKNYLKPKYPDFRPAKILDLGCSVGHSTLPYVDAYPEAEVYAIDIGAPMLRYAHARAEALGKRVHFSQQNAERTHFEAASFDLIVSHILLHEIPLPAIRNVMRECDRLLAPGGMTIHVEAPLYSHMDTFSAFMYDWETANNNEPFWSAMRELDLTAVMTEAGFAADRVIQTFVPNGAWKTTADNSQQGGGSRGSWFIVAATK
- a CDS encoding CAP domain-containing protein, which codes for MKHSVLFKLALCSVIFTAGTTIAANAKTPNFYRESAKKNILSKPNPSTNIVAQADTSSIERAVFNRINQYRQGRGLASLTWDNTISNQARIHSQNMASGAVPFSHNGFQQRVQEIAKVISYRGAAENVAYNQGYADPAANAVQGWLNSSGHQRNIVGSYNLTGIGVSRNSKGEYYFTQIFILRR